The sequence CAATCTCGACATGATCGGTATCCTCGCGCGGGAGCTGCGGGTGCGTGCCGGGATGCTCGCCGTGCGCTGCCAGTGGGGCAGCTTCGGGCATCCGGAGGGGATGTTCCCGGCGGAGGAGCTCTCCTTCGGCATCCATGGTGGCGATGTGGAGACCTCGCTGATGCTCCATTTCCGGCCGGAGCTCGTGGACATGGCCCATGCGCAGGATTTCCGCTCTACCGCCCAGGAAATCGCGCTGCAGCCCATCGGTCCGGTGGCTTATGGTTGGATCGCCTCCGACCTCAACACCGAAGGTACCGTCGGCAATGCCTCCCTCGCGACGGCGGAGAAGGGGCGCGCGGTGGCCCAGCACCAGGCCGACGGTTTCATCGGCCTGCTGCGGCAGGTGCGCGACTTCAACACCGCGCTGATGGACCCCGTGAGCGATCAGCCCGTATAGGTGCCCCGCGTCGGGTAGTCGTTGTCGAGCACGTATTTCAGCCCCTTCACGAGCTGATCGAGCGGAGGCCGGGTGAAGGGCGCGTTCTGCACCTCCACGAAGAAGACCTTGCCTGTCTTGTCGAGCACCACCAGCCCTGGCTCGGCGAAGACGTTCGGCTCGCTCGACCCCTCCCGCTTTGAGGAGAGCCACAGACCCCAGGCCTTCGCCACCTCTGCCGTCATGCCGAAGGCGACCGGCAGTGTCGTGAGACCCCAGTCGGAATAGGAGGCCGTCGCCCGCTCCTCCACATCCATCGAGACGGCGACGACGTCGGCGCCGACCTCAGCGAACTCCTCCATCGCCGCCTCGACCTTCGGCAGGTAGCCGCCGCAGATCGGGCAATGCTTGCCGCGGTAGAAAACGATGATGGTGAAGTTCTCGGGCGATTGTTGGGCGAGGTCCCATGTCCCGCCTCCGACCAACGGCAGGGTGAGCGGCGGGGGAACCTGTGCGGGAACGATCATGGGAGCCTCCTCTGCGAGATGTTGCGCGGCAGGACATGGTTCGCCGCGCCATCGCGCCAAGAGGCTAGGTGTTCACAAAGCGGCCTGCCGCTTCAGCCGCCGTTCCATCGTCGCGATGTTCCGCAGGGAGTGGAGGTGGAGATAGCAGAGCTCCAGCTCGTCCGTCTGCGCCATCGCGTGCAGGGTGTCACCGGGCAGCGCCTTGAGCTTGTCCCGGTTGATCGTGCGGAATCCCGCGATGC is a genomic window of Pontivivens ytuae containing:
- a CDS encoding creatininase family protein; translation: MFWSEYRTTEFEGMDPDHTVVILPTAAVEQHGPHLPTGTDTMIADGMLATVRERLPDDLDILILPTQAVGKSNEHLHAPGTLTLPYDLALPAWTEIGLSVARAGLTKLVIANSHGGNLDMIGILARELRVRAGMLAVRCQWGSFGHPEGMFPAEELSFGIHGGDVETSLMLHFRPELVDMAHAQDFRSTAQEIALQPIGPVAYGWIASDLNTEGTVGNASLATAEKGRAVAQHQADGFIGLLRQVRDFNTALMDPVSDQPV
- a CDS encoding redoxin domain-containing protein, translated to MIVPAQVPPPLTLPLVGGGTWDLAQQSPENFTIIVFYRGKHCPICGGYLPKVEAAMEEFAEVGADVVAVSMDVEERATASYSDWGLTTLPVAFGMTAEVAKAWGLWLSSKREGSSEPNVFAEPGLVVLDKTGKVFFVEVQNAPFTRPPLDQLVKGLKYVLDNDYPTRGTYTG